From one Streptomyces sp. R41 genomic stretch:
- a CDS encoding beta-1,3-glucanase family protein produces MTPRHQRNLTRRKLFIALGGAAVAAPAVAAVAPYALAGTTEGSTKAAAGSLPLTIVNNSGSFGNASVHVYIVGNQDGKQVRVTQDGTPAPISLSDNGADGFTDYALPLSGSGETQLSLPYMSGRIYVSLGEKLKFKAVADGNGNAALQYPAGWVTSDPNFAVLHDCAEFTYSAAGMFCNTTMVDMFSVPMSIRLNGAKEQTTGTLRDGGRAAAFAAVRQIEGFAPLVVEDVRVIAPGHGLDAGLFAKDYFAPYIDEVWSTYTGKDLTVTTNAGTFTGRVRADKFTFDGPASVSFGKPSSRDVLFCDGNLAAPNDGTTGPVAAVLGAGFNRSTLLSNPAQPATSAGDFYKAELTNHYSKAIHAATEDGKAYGFAFDDVADFASYIQDTAPTAIGLTLTPF; encoded by the coding sequence ATGACACCTCGTCACCAGCGCAACCTCACCCGCCGCAAGCTGTTCATCGCTCTGGGCGGCGCGGCCGTCGCCGCTCCGGCCGTCGCCGCCGTCGCGCCGTACGCCCTTGCCGGAACGACCGAAGGGTCGACCAAGGCGGCGGCTGGCTCGCTGCCCCTGACGATCGTCAACAACAGCGGTTCGTTCGGCAACGCGTCGGTGCACGTCTACATCGTGGGTAACCAGGACGGGAAGCAGGTCCGCGTCACCCAGGACGGCACCCCGGCGCCCATATCCCTCTCGGACAACGGCGCGGACGGCTTCACCGACTACGCCCTCCCGTTGTCCGGCAGCGGCGAGACCCAGCTCTCCCTGCCGTACATGTCAGGTCGTATCTACGTGTCGCTCGGCGAGAAGCTGAAGTTCAAGGCCGTGGCGGACGGTAACGGCAACGCGGCTCTGCAGTATCCGGCCGGCTGGGTCACCTCGGATCCCAACTTCGCCGTGCTGCACGACTGTGCCGAGTTCACCTACAGCGCGGCCGGCATGTTCTGCAACACGACGATGGTCGACATGTTCAGCGTGCCGATGAGCATCCGGCTGAACGGGGCGAAGGAGCAGACCACGGGCACCCTGCGCGACGGCGGACGTGCCGCCGCCTTCGCCGCCGTACGGCAGATCGAGGGCTTCGCGCCGCTGGTGGTGGAGGACGTGCGCGTCATCGCCCCTGGGCACGGACTGGACGCAGGCCTGTTCGCCAAGGACTACTTCGCCCCGTACATCGACGAGGTGTGGAGCACGTACACCGGCAAGGACCTCACCGTCACCACCAACGCCGGCACCTTCACCGGCCGGGTGCGCGCCGACAAGTTCACGTTCGACGGCCCTGCCTCGGTCTCCTTCGGCAAGCCCTCCTCCCGTGACGTCCTCTTCTGCGACGGCAACCTCGCCGCGCCCAACGACGGCACCACCGGCCCCGTCGCCGCGGTTCTCGGCGCCGGCTTCAACCGCTCCACACTGCTCAGCAACCCTGCCCAACCGGCCACCAGCGCAGGCGACTTCTACAAGGCCGAGCTCACCAACCACTACTCCAAGGCGATCCACGCGGCGACC
- a CDS encoding M48 family metalloprotease yields the protein MLLLFIVQVPSLIGHAFWVGSGLEQFDGARLGRFVTAMFSLVQFLPLFFLLAAVLAIFAPRMRCHFVERRYGLLPPDHPLMAPAAGPPPAPGEVSQPHFHDRMTAFLNEHAPGTRLRLSTQSGLSARVYPSSWRGIRVGVFAPLVHLWETDVEAARAVLLHELGHLRRGEQHVAGLGSPFTALVRVWPYVLAGFVVLPVTLLFVTGNATARLTLAEVVLVLCSVPKVLLLVVAALWAAELGADRWAAEAAGPDTLVRALRRLAEGDHGGLARLYHPPVGVRIWFATRGETGGAQLLLTLLWPVALLAQLLLAMLGAVPAYVLLGASRDRATREVLALAHDTLTTDPAWWATLAVVLVWPLAATVRSSAGGRRAPAFSLSSRVYTTAVLFPAVVLLVGLLPLASRPTGDVFADAGDGRATASTGGPSEGGDGADGTSTACPSRSAPADPTRPPGLPSFTRGGLPTASGGSAPPPADGPRTLRTLSVTSVEVLSGSKAQAQDLVDPLRGARWTLHGDGSLSADVDSVPVLRGTGVSDTTRWLTGQRTVRTDVSATTTWMEARLVVGTNRPPRLDLIRAATQVMRAVVNCREFTSTSSTAQRLSLTLGDQS from the coding sequence ATGCTGCTCCTGTTCATCGTGCAGGTCCCCTCGCTCATCGGGCACGCCTTCTGGGTGGGTTCGGGGCTGGAGCAATTCGACGGAGCGCGCCTGGGCCGGTTCGTCACCGCGATGTTCAGTCTGGTGCAGTTCCTGCCCCTCTTCTTCCTGCTGGCAGCCGTCCTCGCGATCTTCGCCCCGCGGATGCGCTGCCACTTCGTCGAGCGGCGCTACGGACTGCTTCCGCCCGACCATCCGTTGATGGCCCCGGCGGCAGGGCCACCGCCGGCACCCGGCGAAGTCTCTCAACCTCACTTCCACGACCGGATGACGGCGTTCCTGAATGAGCACGCGCCGGGCACCCGACTGCGCCTCAGCACCCAATCCGGACTCTCCGCCCGCGTCTACCCGAGCAGTTGGCGCGGCATCAGGGTCGGCGTGTTCGCGCCGCTCGTCCACCTGTGGGAGACGGACGTGGAGGCGGCCCGCGCGGTCCTCCTGCACGAGCTCGGGCATCTGCGCCGCGGCGAACAGCATGTCGCCGGGCTCGGCAGCCCCTTCACCGCCCTTGTCCGCGTCTGGCCGTATGTGCTCGCGGGCTTCGTCGTCCTGCCCGTCACCCTGTTGTTCGTCACGGGCAATGCGACCGCCCGGCTGACGCTCGCCGAGGTCGTCCTGGTCCTGTGCAGCGTGCCGAAAGTACTGCTCCTGGTGGTGGCCGCGCTCTGGGCGGCGGAACTGGGGGCGGACCGGTGGGCTGCCGAGGCGGCGGGGCCCGACACCCTCGTACGCGCGCTGCGTCGCCTGGCAGAGGGGGATCACGGAGGCCTGGCCCGGCTCTACCACCCTCCCGTAGGGGTACGGATCTGGTTCGCGACTCGTGGGGAAACCGGCGGGGCACAGCTCCTGTTGACGCTGCTGTGGCCGGTGGCTCTGCTCGCCCAGCTACTGCTGGCCATGCTGGGCGCGGTGCCCGCGTACGTGCTTCTGGGCGCGTCGCGGGATCGAGCCACCAGGGAAGTCCTCGCATTGGCCCACGACACGCTCACAACGGACCCCGCATGGTGGGCGACACTCGCCGTCGTCCTCGTCTGGCCCCTGGCGGCCACTGTCCGATCCTCGGCCGGAGGCCGGCGGGCACCGGCCTTCTCCCTCTCGTCGAGGGTGTACACGACAGCCGTCCTTTTCCCCGCGGTTGTCCTGCTCGTCGGACTTCTGCCTCTTGCGTCCCGCCCGACCGGGGACGTCTTCGCCGACGCCGGGGACGGGCGCGCCACGGCGTCCACGGGGGGACCGAGCGAGGGCGGCGACGGGGCCGACGGTACGTCGACGGCGTGCCCCAGCCGTTCCGCACCGGCTGATCCGACGCGTCCACCAGGGCTCCCTTCCTTCACGCGCGGCGGCCTTCCGACGGCGTCCGGTGGTTCGGCGCCACCCCCTGCGGACGGACCGCGCACCCTCCGCACCCTGAGCGTCACATCCGTCGAAGTGCTGTCCGGATCCAAGGCTCAAGCCCAGGACCTGGTCGACCCTCTCCGTGGAGCCCGCTGGACGCTGCACGGAGACGGCAGCCTGAGCGCCGATGTCGACAGCGTCCCCGTCCTGCGCGGCACCGGCGTCAGCGACACGACGCGCTGGCTCACTGGACAACGCACCGTTCGTACCGACGTCAGCGCGACCACGACCTGGATGGAGGCCCGCCTCGTCGTCGGCACGAACCGGCCGCCACGGCTGGACCTCATCCGGGCGGCAACGCAGGTCATGCGCGCCGTGGTCAACTGCCGTGAATTCACGTCCACATCGAGCACGGCGCAGCGCTTGTCCCTGACGCTGGGCGATCAGTCTTAA
- a CDS encoding response regulator transcription factor: MSGDRGRVLVVDDDAAIRRSLERGLRLGGFTVDLADGGRPALAVIRRTPPDAIVLDISMPDLSGIDVCRTLRGENNDVPVLMLSALDETTDRIAGLQAGGDDYLVKPFALQELVLRLQALLRRRPPRDTDTVRVGGLLLDPAARRVSLDGNPVELTRREFELLHVLARNAGLVLSRDQLLDRVWGYDFEVRTDAVDTFVSYLRRKLEASGRARIVHTVRGVGFVLRDDGAGAGR; the protein is encoded by the coding sequence ATGAGCGGAGACCGGGGCCGTGTCCTGGTCGTCGACGACGACGCGGCGATACGGCGCTCGCTGGAACGCGGGCTGCGGCTCGGCGGGTTCACCGTGGACCTCGCCGACGGCGGCCGCCCGGCGCTGGCCGTGATCAGACGGACGCCACCGGACGCGATCGTGCTGGACATCTCCATGCCGGACCTCAGCGGCATCGACGTGTGCCGGACGCTGCGCGGCGAGAACAACGACGTACCCGTCCTGATGCTCTCCGCGCTCGACGAGACCACCGACCGGATCGCGGGGCTGCAGGCCGGCGGCGACGACTATCTGGTCAAGCCCTTCGCCCTGCAGGAGTTGGTGCTGCGCCTGCAGGCCCTGCTCCGGCGCCGACCGCCGCGGGACACCGACACCGTACGAGTGGGCGGACTGCTGCTGGATCCCGCGGCCCGCCGGGTGAGCCTCGACGGGAACCCCGTGGAACTGACGCGACGCGAGTTCGAGCTTCTGCACGTGCTCGCGCGCAACGCCGGCCTCGTGCTCAGCCGCGACCAACTCCTCGACCGGGTCTGGGGGTACGACTTCGAGGTGCGCACCGACGCGGTGGACACGTTCGTGAGCTATCTGCGGCGCAAGCTGGAGGCATCGGGCCGCGCCCGCATCGTCCACACCGTACGAGGAGTGGGCTTCGTACTGCGGGACGACGGTGCGGGGGCCGGGCGATGA
- a CDS encoding sensor histidine kinase has protein sequence MRLSTRIALAVGATVPVLVLATGWLLLRLVATDLHDEQDTHLRERATAVAKDARGLLRASAADRSAAVEQARERRLFTSALDVGVRLIGPEETFVGGPQPDEGVALPKSAAVPVTLRADGRSWRVLSTRVTGSRPGVRGTLWLFAPDTAGESQLRLVRRRVVTVALLAAPLSALLAGAVATRASRPLRRLRDRASGLDPRSNTARLEHVATRIAEVDDLAHTLQTVLTRYDEQAARTAEALATARSFASAASHELRTPLMSMQTNLEILTEHPELPGPDRDEVLGDLRREHARLLGLLVMLRELGRGDLVEADAFGRVDLADVVEASAQEQRRHHPLARISIDCAVGLRVHGWEPGLRVVVDNLLANALVHGCEDGRPAQVEITLRASGGSAVLVVDDRGPGIRPDQRSEVFQRFKRRPDSPGSGLGLTLVAQQIDLHRGRIRILNPPTGPGTRIEVTLPLINGSAGAEATLPLQRNWMITTAGRPQEFHREDS, from the coding sequence ATGAGACTGTCCACTCGGATCGCCCTGGCTGTCGGGGCCACCGTGCCCGTACTGGTCCTGGCCACCGGCTGGCTGCTGTTGCGGCTGGTCGCGACGGATCTGCACGACGAGCAGGACACTCACCTGCGCGAACGCGCCACAGCGGTGGCCAAGGACGCGCGCGGGCTGCTGCGCGCGAGCGCCGCCGACCGTTCGGCGGCGGTGGAACAGGCCCGGGAGCGGCGGCTGTTCACCTCCGCCCTGGACGTGGGCGTACGGCTGATCGGTCCCGAGGAGACCTTCGTCGGCGGCCCGCAACCCGACGAAGGTGTGGCGCTGCCGAAGAGCGCGGCGGTCCCGGTGACGTTGCGGGCCGACGGCCGGAGCTGGCGGGTTCTGTCGACGCGGGTGACCGGATCGCGGCCCGGCGTACGCGGCACGCTATGGCTGTTCGCGCCGGACACGGCCGGTGAGTCCCAACTGCGCCTGGTCCGCAGGCGGGTGGTGACCGTCGCGCTGCTCGCCGCGCCGCTGTCCGCACTGCTCGCCGGGGCCGTCGCCACCCGCGCGAGCCGTCCGCTGCGCCGCCTGCGGGACCGTGCGAGCGGCCTGGACCCACGTAGCAACACGGCCCGGCTGGAGCACGTTGCGACGCGGATCGCCGAGGTCGACGACTTGGCGCATACCCTGCAGACCGTCCTGACCCGCTACGACGAACAGGCCGCCAGAACCGCCGAGGCGCTCGCCACGGCCCGTTCCTTCGCCTCGGCCGCCTCGCACGAACTGCGCACTCCGCTGATGAGCATGCAGACCAATCTAGAGATCCTCACCGAACATCCGGAGCTTCCCGGGCCCGACCGCGACGAAGTGCTGGGCGACCTGCGCCGCGAGCACGCCCGACTGCTGGGGCTGCTGGTGATGCTGCGCGAACTCGGTCGCGGCGACCTGGTCGAGGCGGATGCCTTCGGCCGGGTGGACCTCGCGGACGTCGTCGAGGCGAGCGCGCAGGAACAGCGGCGACACCATCCGCTCGCCCGGATCTCCATCGACTGCGCGGTGGGACTGCGCGTCCACGGCTGGGAGCCCGGGCTGCGCGTGGTCGTGGACAACCTTCTCGCGAACGCGCTCGTGCACGGCTGCGAGGACGGTCGGCCCGCGCAGGTCGAGATCACGCTGCGCGCGAGCGGCGGCTCCGCGGTCCTCGTCGTCGACGACCGGGGACCGGGCATCCGGCCCGACCAACGCTCTGAGGTCTTCCAACGCTTCAAGCGCCGACCGGACAGCCCGGGTTCTGGCCTCGGGCTCACCCTCGTCGCCCAGCAGATCGACCTGCACCGGGGCCGGATCCGCATACTGAACCCGCCGACAGGGCCGGGCACCCGGATCGAGGTCACCCTGCCGCTGATCAACGGCTCGGCGGGCGCGGAGGCCACGCTTCCCCTCCAGCGCAACTGGATGATCACGACCGCGGGCCGGCCACAAGAATTCCACAGAGAGGACTCCTAG
- a CDS encoding NAD-dependent succinate-semialdehyde dehydrogenase — protein MTDVPKQLFIGGAWVDAADGATMPVDDPATGEILCHVADAGTKDARLAEDAAVHAQEEWARTAPRARSEILRRAYEIILDRTDDLALLMTSEMGKPLAEARGEVAYAAEFFRWFSEEAVRIDGGYGTLPDGRNRMLLMRRPVGPCLLITPWNFPLAMGTRKIGPAIAAGCTMVLKPAPQTPLSSLALAGILKESGLPDGVLNVVTTSRAGEIVEPLLRGGRIRKLSFTGSTQVGRILLAQCADTVVRTSMELGGNAPFIVFDDAGLEAAVDGAMTAKMRNMGEACTAANRFFVHRSVADEFAQRLAGRMGALVVGPGTQEGVDVGPLIDDAGRAKVEELVADAVRRGARVLVGGAAPSGPGCFYPPTVLAGVDPGSRLMETEIFGPVAAILTFDDEDEVIRAANDTPWGLVGYVFTESLDRALRVSERLEVGMVGLNTGLVSNPAAPFGGVKQSGLGREGGSVGIEEFLDYKYLAVPVR, from the coding sequence ATGACGGACGTACCGAAGCAGTTGTTCATCGGTGGCGCCTGGGTGGACGCCGCAGACGGTGCCACCATGCCCGTGGACGACCCCGCGACCGGCGAGATCCTCTGCCACGTCGCCGACGCGGGCACGAAGGACGCCCGGCTGGCCGAGGACGCGGCTGTTCACGCGCAGGAGGAGTGGGCCCGTACGGCGCCCCGGGCTCGCAGCGAAATCCTGCGCCGCGCGTACGAGATCATCCTCGATCGCACCGACGACCTCGCCCTCCTCATGACGTCCGAGATGGGCAAGCCGCTCGCCGAAGCCAGGGGGGAGGTGGCGTACGCGGCCGAATTCTTCCGCTGGTTCTCCGAGGAGGCCGTACGCATCGACGGCGGCTACGGCACGCTGCCCGACGGCCGCAACCGCATGCTGCTGATGCGCCGACCCGTCGGGCCCTGCCTGCTGATCACCCCGTGGAACTTCCCGCTGGCCATGGGCACCCGCAAGATCGGCCCGGCGATCGCGGCCGGGTGCACGATGGTGCTCAAGCCCGCCCCGCAGACCCCGCTGTCCAGCCTCGCCCTGGCCGGCATCCTGAAGGAGTCCGGGCTGCCGGACGGCGTGCTCAACGTTGTCACCACCTCACGTGCCGGTGAGATCGTCGAACCGCTGCTGCGGGGCGGCCGCATCCGCAAGCTGTCCTTCACCGGCTCCACGCAGGTCGGGCGGATTCTGCTCGCCCAGTGCGCTGACACCGTCGTACGCACCTCGATGGAACTGGGCGGCAACGCCCCGTTCATCGTCTTCGACGACGCCGGCCTCGAGGCTGCCGTGGACGGAGCGATGACCGCCAAGATGCGCAACATGGGCGAGGCGTGCACGGCCGCCAACCGCTTCTTCGTACACCGCTCCGTGGCGGACGAGTTCGCGCAGCGGCTCGCAGGACGCATGGGGGCGCTCGTCGTCGGCCCCGGCACACAGGAGGGCGTGGACGTGGGCCCGCTGATCGACGACGCGGGGCGCGCCAAGGTTGAGGAACTGGTCGCCGACGCCGTCCGACGAGGTGCCCGGGTGCTGGTCGGCGGCGCCGCGCCGAGCGGGCCCGGCTGTTTCTATCCGCCGACCGTGCTGGCCGGTGTGGACCCGGGCAGTCGGCTGATGGAGACCGAGATCTTCGGGCCGGTGGCGGCGATCCTCACCTTCGACGACGAGGACGAGGTGATCCGCGCGGCGAACGACACTCCGTGGGGCCTCGTCGGTTATGTCTTCACCGAGAGCCTCGACCGTGCGCTGCGGGTCAGCGAGCGGCTGGAGGTCGGCATGGTCGGCCTCAACACAGGGCTGGTGTCCAACCCCGCCGCGCCGTTCGGCGGCGTCAAGCAGTCCGGGCTCGGACGTGAGGGCGGCAGTGTCGGGATCGAGGAGTTCCTGGATTACAAGTACCTCGCTGTGCCGGTGCGATGA
- a CDS encoding aspartate aminotransferase family protein: MTALSPHLRQATPVVAVRGEGVHLYGEDGRRYLDFTAGIGVTSTGHCHPEVVAAAQEQVGTLVHGQYTTVMHQPLRRLVDRLGEVLPAGLDSLFFTNSGSEAVEAALRLARQATGRPNVLVCHGGFHGRTVAAASMTTSGTRFRSGFSPLMSGVVVTPFPTAFRYGWDEETATRFALQELDYTLQTISSPADTAAVVVEPVLGEGGYVPATRAFLEGLRERADRHGFLLILDEVQTGVGRTGRFWGHDHFGVTPNILVTAKGLASGFPLSGIAASEELMSKAWPGSQGGTYGANAVACAAACATLDVVRDEKLVGNAEAMGARLRAGLEAVANRTPAIGDVRGLGLMLASEFVTEDGSPDPETAARVQRAAVDEGLLLLLCGAWNQVVRMIPALVIDEAEVDAGLQAWAAAVQAGTAGASGR, translated from the coding sequence ATGACCGCACTGTCGCCGCACCTTCGCCAGGCCACGCCCGTGGTGGCGGTCCGGGGCGAGGGCGTCCACCTCTACGGCGAGGACGGCCGACGCTACCTGGACTTCACCGCCGGGATCGGCGTCACCAGCACCGGGCACTGCCACCCCGAGGTCGTGGCCGCCGCGCAGGAGCAAGTGGGCACGCTTGTCCACGGCCAGTACACGACAGTCATGCACCAGCCGTTGCGGCGGCTGGTCGACAGGCTGGGCGAGGTGCTGCCGGCCGGACTGGACAGTCTGTTCTTCACCAACTCCGGCAGCGAGGCCGTCGAAGCCGCGCTGCGGCTGGCCCGGCAGGCCACCGGCCGGCCGAACGTCCTGGTCTGCCACGGCGGCTTCCACGGCCGTACCGTCGCCGCCGCCTCCATGACCACCTCCGGCACGCGCTTCCGGTCCGGCTTCTCCCCGCTGATGAGCGGAGTGGTCGTCACCCCCTTCCCGACGGCCTTCCGCTACGGCTGGGACGAGGAGACCGCCACCCGCTTCGCCCTCCAGGAACTCGACTACACCCTCCAGACCATCTCCTCGCCCGCCGACACCGCCGCGGTCGTCGTCGAGCCGGTGCTTGGCGAGGGCGGCTACGTGCCTGCCACCCGCGCCTTCCTCGAGGGACTGCGCGAACGGGCCGACCGCCACGGCTTCCTGCTGATCCTCGACGAGGTGCAGACCGGCGTCGGCCGCACCGGCCGCTTCTGGGGCCACGACCACTTCGGCGTCACCCCGAACATCCTCGTCACCGCCAAGGGCCTGGCCAGCGGCTTCCCCCTGTCGGGCATCGCCGCCTCAGAGGAACTGATGAGCAAGGCCTGGCCGGGCTCGCAGGGCGGTACGTACGGCGCCAACGCCGTGGCGTGCGCCGCGGCCTGCGCCACGCTCGACGTCGTGCGCGACGAGAAGCTCGTGGGGAACGCCGAGGCGATGGGCGCCAGGCTGCGCGCCGGCCTGGAGGCGGTGGCCAACCGGACGCCGGCCATCGGAGACGTACGGGGTCTCGGGCTGATGCTCGCCTCCGAGTTCGTCACCGAGGACGGCAGCCCCGACCCCGAGACCGCCGCCCGCGTGCAGCGCGCCGCCGTGGACGAGGGCCTGCTCCTGCTGCTGTGCGGGGCCTGGAACCAGGTCGTGCGGATGATCCCGGCACTGGTGATCGACGAGGCGGAGGTCGACGCGGGGCTCCAGGCGTGGGCGGCGGCGGTGCAGGCGGGTACTGCCGGGGCGTCCGGCCGATGA
- a CDS encoding PucR family transcriptional regulator produces MSDNDGTSRPPDTGALDSPTTGRPPTVADVLALPVLAAGQPQVVTGVTHLDRPVRWVHITELTDPASFLKGGELVLTTGMPLPEDAAGVRRYVDELADIGAAALVIELVRRYHRPPDPLVHACRARDLPLITLAKDVNFLEVTQVVHALILGSQADAMRRTQRIHEAFTALTLRGAGPKDVVRAAAEMSGHTLVLENLVHQALICEPSASTLEEALTGWEQRSRKTPSRDHTEVCGPEGWLVAPVEYQGERWGRVTMLPAPSGASVSEASTTFGPEDVTVLERTAMALTIARLIHSTPWERTAHRSALRDLAEQRHRSPEDARARCAALGLPTEGSDFVALLVDVRSENARAEPEIRLSQELRTAGIPALVGQLAPGRLGILLALRSSQPWRPTVERLSDTALGLVPGAVVSVGSEVTDLADTARSFREAARVAEAAVPGEPLPEGRSFYELSDIGLRRLLYALREDTRVQDYAERQLGRLLDHDTRHGTDLLTTLRHYLDVAGNKTTAARRGNLSRETVYQRLRTIERLLACDLESGEQRTELHVAVTALDVLRAADSS; encoded by the coding sequence ATGAGTGACAACGACGGAACGTCCCGGCCGCCTGACACGGGCGCCCTCGACTCCCCCACGACAGGCCGCCCACCCACCGTCGCCGACGTCCTGGCCCTCCCCGTTCTGGCCGCGGGACAGCCGCAGGTCGTCACCGGCGTGACCCACCTCGACCGGCCGGTCCGCTGGGTCCACATCACCGAGCTGACGGACCCCGCTTCCTTCCTCAAGGGCGGCGAACTCGTCCTGACGACCGGCATGCCCCTGCCCGAGGACGCGGCGGGCGTGCGCCGGTACGTCGACGAACTCGCGGACATCGGAGCCGCAGCCCTGGTCATCGAACTCGTGCGGCGCTATCACCGCCCGCCCGACCCGCTCGTCCACGCCTGCCGGGCCCGCGACCTGCCGCTCATCACCCTGGCCAAGGACGTCAACTTCCTGGAGGTCACCCAGGTCGTCCACGCACTTATCCTCGGCAGCCAGGCGGACGCGATGCGCAGGACGCAGCGCATCCACGAGGCGTTCACCGCCCTGACGCTCCGCGGCGCGGGCCCCAAGGACGTGGTGCGCGCCGCGGCGGAGATGAGCGGCCACACTCTCGTCCTGGAGAACCTGGTGCACCAGGCGCTGATCTGCGAACCCTCCGCCAGCACGCTGGAGGAGGCGCTCACCGGCTGGGAACAGCGCTCCAGGAAGACCCCGTCCCGCGATCACACGGAGGTGTGCGGACCCGAGGGCTGGCTCGTGGCACCGGTGGAGTACCAGGGCGAACGATGGGGCCGCGTGACCATGCTGCCGGCCCCGTCCGGCGCGTCCGTCTCCGAGGCTTCCACCACTTTCGGACCCGAGGACGTCACCGTACTCGAGAGGACGGCGATGGCCCTGACCATCGCCCGCCTGATCCACTCCACGCCGTGGGAACGCACCGCGCACCGAAGTGCCTTGCGGGATCTCGCCGAGCAACGTCACCGCTCCCCCGAGGACGCCCGCGCCCGCTGCGCCGCCCTGGGCCTGCCCACTGAGGGCAGCGACTTCGTCGCCCTACTGGTGGACGTCCGCTCGGAGAACGCCCGCGCCGAGCCGGAGATCCGACTGTCCCAGGAACTCCGCACGGCAGGCATCCCAGCACTCGTCGGCCAATTGGCCCCCGGCCGCCTCGGCATCCTGTTGGCCCTGCGTTCCTCCCAGCCCTGGCGGCCCACGGTCGAGCGGCTGAGTGATACTGCGCTGGGCCTGGTCCCCGGGGCGGTGGTGAGCGTCGGTTCCGAGGTCACGGACCTGGCCGACACCGCCCGTTCCTTCCGCGAGGCGGCCCGCGTGGCCGAGGCGGCGGTGCCCGGCGAGCCACTTCCCGAGGGCCGGTCCTTTTACGAGCTGTCCGACATCGGTCTGCGCCGACTGCTGTACGCGCTCCGCGAGGACACTCGCGTCCAGGACTACGCCGAACGACAGCTCGGCCGCCTCCTCGACCACGACACCCGACACGGCACGGATCTCCTGACGACGTTGCGCCACTACCTGGACGTGGCAGGCAACAAGACCACCGCCGCGCGCCGTGGCAATCTTTCCCGGGAGACCGTCTACCAGCGCCTGCGGACCATCGAGCGCCTCCTCGCGTGCGACCTCGAATCCGGTGAACAGCGCACCGAACTGCACGTGGCGGTCACCGCACTGGACGTCCTGCGAGCCGCTGACTCATCGTGA
- a CDS encoding acyltransferase family protein, translating to MTEPTAASGRRTELDAIRTLVVIGLVFFHSALVFATDSDFYVKNRDTTDTILVIGGFGVVWAMPMLFFVAGLGSWYSLRRRGPRGFARERLLRLGVPLLFATAVLLPVPQWLRERASHPGYDESYLRFLPRFFDVHLDLSEFPFVVQGEYFETGHLWFVVLLLTFSLLLALTAPWVPAVYVRRIRDGVARACERRGVVLLAALPVAVMCALLGLEENYAAWHRWTYLLFFVYGFVLAGDERLRAAMRRDAVVAAVLGPLLFAASAPGLMADGDPFMDWTGPAVLARTLYGAAGWCWIVGIVGLLDRRPRPAPAPDEGRGGKADVGRRRRLFGYLAVGALPLYVLHQPIVVAVAYGVVGTDASIPVKYALIVAASLCLTLAAYDLLVRRTPVTRFLFGMRPGAPRPVPGRHD from the coding sequence ATGACCGAGCCGACAGCCGCGTCGGGGCGACGCACGGAGCTGGACGCGATCCGCACCCTGGTCGTCATCGGACTCGTCTTCTTCCATTCGGCGTTGGTCTTCGCCACGGACAGCGACTTCTACGTCAAGAACCGCGACACCACCGACACGATCCTGGTCATCGGCGGTTTCGGGGTGGTCTGGGCGATGCCGATGCTGTTCTTCGTCGCGGGCCTCGGCTCCTGGTACTCGCTGCGCCGCCGCGGTCCTCGCGGCTTCGCCCGGGAAAGGCTGTTGCGGCTCGGCGTACCTCTGCTGTTCGCGACGGCGGTGCTGCTGCCGGTCCCGCAATGGCTGCGCGAACGGGCCTCGCACCCCGGCTACGACGAGTCGTATCTCCGTTTCCTGCCGCGCTTCTTCGACGTACATCTGGACCTGTCCGAGTTCCCCTTCGTCGTTCAGGGCGAATACTTCGAGACAGGGCATCTGTGGTTCGTGGTGCTGCTGCTCACGTTCTCCCTGTTGCTCGCGCTGACGGCGCCGTGGGTTCCAGCCGTGTACGTGCGGCGGATCCGCGACGGTGTGGCCCGTGCGTGCGAGCGGCGGGGCGTGGTGCTGCTCGCGGCGCTGCCGGTTGCCGTGATGTGCGCGCTGCTCGGCCTCGAGGAGAACTACGCGGCCTGGCATCGGTGGACGTATCTGCTGTTCTTCGTGTACGGATTCGTGCTGGCCGGCGACGAACGGCTGCGGGCGGCGATGCGTCGTGACGCGGTGGTGGCGGCCGTGCTCGGTCCGCTCCTCTTCGCCGCCAGTGCGCCCGGCCTCATGGCCGACGGCGACCCTTTCATGGACTGGACCGGTCCCGCGGTGCTGGCGCGGACGCTGTACGGAGCGGCGGGCTGGTGCTGGATCGTGGGCATCGTCGGCCTGCTCGACCGGCGACCGCGGCCTGCGCCGGCACCCGACGAAGGGCGCGGGGGCAAGGCCGATGTCGGCCGGCGTCGGCGGTTGTTCGGCTATCTGGCCGTCGGGGCGCTGCCGTTGTACGTGCTGCACCAGCCGATCGTCGTGGCGGTGGCGTACGGCGTGGTCGGTACGGATGCCTCGATCCCGGTCAAATACGCGCTGATCGTGGCGGCTTCGCTCTGTCTGACCCTGGCCGCCTACGACCTGCTCGTGCGGCGCACACCAGTGACGCGTTTCCTGTTCGGGATGCGCCCGGGCGCGCCCCGGCCCGTCCCCGGTCGCCATGACTAA